Proteins encoded within one genomic window of Panicum virgatum strain AP13 chromosome 1N, P.virgatum_v5, whole genome shotgun sequence:
- the LOC120656239 gene encoding disease resistance protein Piks-1-like → MKQKIVIKVEMPCDRCRSKALSLVAATGGVHSVALAGDARDQVVVVGDGVDPVRLASALRRKVGPAEIVQLASQAKDEGGDKKDAAPVPAGVPAQYAPTAWYYQHPPPPPVSVVCEPPAAGYAYGYQARADDESCSIM, encoded by the exons ATGAAG CAAAAGATCGTCATCAAGGTGGAGATGCCGTGCGACCGGTGCCGCTCCAAGGCGCTGTCCCTGGTGGCCGCCACGGGCGGGGTCCACTCcgtggcgctcgccggcgacgcccgggaccaggtcgtcgtcgtcggcgacggcgtcgaCCCCGTCAGGCTCGCCAGCGCGCTGCGCAGGAAGGTCGGGCCCGCGGAGATCGTGCAGCTCGCCTCCCAGGCCAAGGACGAAGGCGGCGACAAGAAGGACGCCGCCCCCGTCCCCGCCGGCGTGCCGGCCCAGTACGCGCCGACCGCGTGGTACTAccagcacccgccgccgccgccggtgagcgtcGTGTGCGAGCCCCCCGCCGCCGGTTACGCGTATGGGTACCAGGCGCGGGCCGACGACGAAAGCTGCTCCATCATGTAG
- the LOC120656241 gene encoding disease resistance protein Pikm1-TS-like, with amino-acid sequence MKQKIVIRVQMSCDKCRSKAMALVAAAGGVDSVAIIGADRDQVVVMGEGVDSIHLTSALRRKVGPTHILPNGQSAWGGGRSATHSVSPAP; translated from the exons ATGAAG CAAAAGATCGTGATCAGGGTGCAGATGAGCTGCGACAAGTGCCGGTCCAAGGCGAtggcgctggtggcggcggcgggtggcgtcGACTCCGTGGCGATCATCGGCGCCGACAGGGACCAGGTCGTCGTCATGGGCGAGGGCGTCGACTCCATCCACCTCACCAGCGCGCTGCGCAGGAAGGTCGGCCCCACGCACATCCTGCCTAACGGACAGTCCGCTTggggcggcggacggtccgcgacacACTCTGTTTCACCTGCTCCGTGA
- the LOC120656242 gene encoding disease resistance protein Pik-1-like — protein sequence MAKQKIVIKVQMASDRCRSRAMALVAATGGVDSVALAGDGKDQVVVVGEGVDSIKLTTALRKKLGGAELLQVGEDKKEEKKPAPAPAPAAVAAAAEYYSQLYYHHYPPPHLAGAVHDHRAVGYGGYSRADTCSIM from the exons ATGGCGAAG CAAAAGATCGTGATCAAGGTGCAGATGGCGAGCGACCGGTGCCGGTCCCGGGCGATGGCGCTGGTGGCGGCCACGGGCGGGGTGGACTCcgtggcgctcgccggcgacggcaagGACCAGGTCGTCGTGGTGGGCGAGGGCGTCGACTCCATCAAGCTCACCACCGCGCTGCGCAAGAAGTTGGGCGGCGCGGAGCTGCTGCAGGTCGGCGAGGacaagaaggaggagaagaagccggcgccggcccccgcccccgccgcggtggctgcggcggccgaGTACTACTCCCAGTTGTACTACCACCActacccgccgccgcacctggcCGGCGCCGTCCACGACCACCGCGCCGTCGGGTACGGGGGCTACTCGCGGGCGGACACCTGCTCCATAATGTAA